From Microbacterium sp. LWH11-1.2, one genomic window encodes:
- the uvrA gene encoding excinuclease ABC subunit UvrA → MPIVPVATPGKLSVRGARVHNLKNVDIDIPRDSLVVFTGLSGSGKSSLAFDTIFAEGQRRYVESLSAYARQFLGQVDRPDVDFIEGLSPAVSIDQKSTNRNPRSTVGTITEIYDYMRLLWARIGVPHCPECGEKIQRQTVQQIADQLMELPERTRYQIVAPIVSQKKGEFVDLFRELGAKGYSRAIVDGDLIQLAEPPTLKKSYKHDIAVVVDRLVASDEILSRVTDSVETALGLAGGVVQVNYVDGEGDDAWQTFSEKLACPNGHALTLTEIEPRTFSFNAPFGACPACSGLGTRMSVDVDLMLGDTDLSIREGVIIPWTTQGKGLFQYYERLLEGLSRDLDFSLDTPWHKLHSDVQDAVLRGENYKVTVKWKNRYGREMRYASGFEGVVPYIERQYLQAESDTQRSRWGEYLREVPCPVCDGNRLKPEVLAVQVHGHSIAEVSHLSLADARAFMETLTLTDREAKIAAQVLREIRLRLDFLLQVGLSYLNLSRSAGSLSGGEAQRIRLATQIGSGLTGVLYVLDEPSIGLHQRDNRRLINTLIKLRDLGNTLIVVEHDEETIEAADWVVDIGPGAGVNGGAVVHSGPYSALLDDSESMTGQYLSGRREIPMPKKRRKIDKKRMLSVVGARANNLRNVTADFPLGVLTAVTGVSGSGKSSLVNDILYQVLASRLNGARTVPGKHTRVTGLDNLDKVVHVDQAPIGRTPRSNPATYTGVFDRIRTLFSETPEAKVRGYLPGRFSFNVKGGRCEACSGDGTIKIEMNFLPDVYVDCEVCHGKRYNRDTLSVHYKGKNIAEVLEMPIEEAADFFEPIQAIHRYMKTLVDVGLGYVRLGQSATTLSGGEAQRVKLATELQRRSNGRSIYVLDEPTTGLHFEDVRKLLEVLNGLVDKGNTVIVIEHNLDVIKSADWVIDLGPEGGSGGGQIIATGTPEQIARVEESHTGLFLGEILGEGRAARKAS, encoded by the coding sequence GTGCCTATCGTCCCCGTTGCCACCCCAGGAAAACTCAGCGTTCGCGGCGCCCGAGTCCACAATCTCAAGAACGTCGACATCGACATCCCGCGCGACTCGCTCGTCGTGTTCACAGGCCTGTCCGGTTCCGGGAAATCCAGCCTCGCGTTCGACACGATCTTCGCCGAGGGGCAGCGTCGCTACGTCGAATCGCTGAGCGCCTACGCGCGCCAGTTCCTCGGTCAGGTCGACCGTCCCGACGTCGATTTCATCGAGGGTCTGAGCCCTGCCGTCTCGATCGATCAGAAGTCCACGAACCGCAACCCGCGGTCGACCGTCGGCACGATCACCGAGATCTACGACTACATGCGTCTGCTGTGGGCGCGCATCGGCGTTCCGCACTGCCCCGAGTGCGGGGAGAAGATCCAGCGCCAGACCGTGCAGCAGATCGCCGATCAGCTCATGGAGCTGCCCGAGCGCACGCGGTACCAGATCGTCGCTCCGATCGTCTCGCAGAAGAAGGGCGAGTTCGTCGACCTCTTCCGGGAACTCGGCGCGAAGGGCTATTCGCGCGCGATCGTCGACGGAGACCTCATCCAGCTCGCCGAGCCGCCGACGCTCAAGAAGAGCTACAAGCACGACATCGCCGTGGTCGTCGACCGGCTCGTGGCGTCCGACGAGATCCTCAGCCGGGTCACCGACTCGGTCGAGACCGCGCTGGGCCTCGCCGGCGGCGTCGTGCAGGTCAACTACGTCGACGGCGAGGGCGACGACGCCTGGCAGACCTTCTCCGAGAAGCTGGCCTGCCCGAACGGGCATGCGCTGACCCTCACTGAGATCGAGCCGCGCACGTTCTCGTTCAACGCGCCGTTCGGTGCGTGCCCCGCGTGCTCCGGCCTCGGCACGCGCATGTCGGTCGACGTCGATCTGATGCTCGGCGACACCGACCTCTCGATCCGCGAGGGCGTCATCATCCCCTGGACCACGCAGGGCAAGGGACTGTTCCAGTACTACGAGCGCCTGCTCGAAGGCCTCTCCCGCGACCTCGACTTCTCCCTCGACACGCCCTGGCACAAGCTCCACTCCGATGTGCAGGACGCGGTCCTCCGTGGCGAGAACTACAAGGTGACCGTCAAGTGGAAGAACCGGTACGGGCGCGAGATGAGGTACGCGTCGGGCTTCGAGGGCGTCGTCCCCTACATCGAGCGGCAGTACCTGCAGGCCGAGTCGGACACGCAGCGCAGCCGCTGGGGCGAGTACCTCCGCGAGGTGCCGTGCCCCGTCTGCGACGGCAACCGCCTCAAGCCGGAGGTGCTGGCGGTGCAGGTGCACGGCCACTCGATCGCCGAGGTCTCGCACCTCAGCCTCGCGGATGCGCGCGCCTTCATGGAGACCCTCACGCTGACCGACCGCGAGGCGAAGATCGCCGCCCAGGTCCTCCGCGAGATCCGTCTCCGCCTCGACTTCCTGCTGCAGGTCGGGCTCTCGTACCTCAACCTCAGCCGCTCGGCAGGTTCGCTCTCGGGTGGCGAGGCGCAGCGCATCCGTCTCGCGACGCAGATCGGCTCCGGGCTCACCGGTGTCCTCTACGTTCTCGACGAGCCGTCCATCGGGCTGCACCAGCGTGACAACCGCCGCCTCATCAACACGCTCATCAAGCTCCGCGACCTCGGCAACACGCTCATCGTCGTCGAGCACGACGAGGAGACCATCGAGGCGGCCGACTGGGTCGTCGACATCGGTCCGGGAGCCGGCGTCAACGGCGGTGCGGTCGTGCATTCCGGACCGTACTCGGCCCTGCTCGACGACAGCGAGTCGATGACCGGGCAGTACCTCTCGGGCCGCCGCGAGATCCCGATGCCGAAGAAGCGCAGGAAGATCGACAAGAAGCGCATGCTCAGCGTCGTCGGCGCCCGGGCCAACAACCTGCGCAACGTCACGGCCGACTTCCCGCTCGGCGTCCTGACCGCCGTCACGGGCGTCAGCGGCTCGGGCAAGTCGTCGCTCGTGAACGACATCCTCTACCAGGTGCTCGCGTCGCGCCTGAACGGTGCGCGCACGGTTCCGGGCAAGCACACCCGCGTGACGGGGCTCGACAACCTCGACAAGGTCGTCCACGTCGACCAGGCGCCGATCGGTCGCACGCCGCGATCGAACCCGGCCACCTACACGGGTGTCTTCGACCGCATCCGCACCCTCTTCAGCGAGACGCCCGAAGCGAAGGTTCGCGGCTACCTTCCCGGACGCTTCAGCTTCAACGTCAAGGGCGGGCGCTGCGAGGCGTGCTCGGGTGACGGCACGATCAAGATCGAGATGAACTTCCTGCCCGACGTCTACGTGGACTGCGAGGTGTGCCACGGCAAGCGGTACAACCGCGACACGCTCTCGGTGCACTACAAGGGCAAGAACATCGCCGAGGTGCTCGAAATGCCGATCGAGGAGGCCGCGGACTTCTTCGAGCCGATCCAGGCCATCCACCGGTACATGAAGACGCTGGTGGACGTGGGGCTGGGCTACGTCCGGCTCGGCCAGTCCGCGACGACGCTCTCCGGCGGCGAGGCGCAGCGCGTCAAGCTGGCGACCGAGCTCCAGCGGCGCAGCAATGGGCGCAGCATCTATGTGCTCGACGAGCCGACGACGGGACTGCACTTCGAAGACGTCCGCAAGCTGCTCGAGGTGCTGAACGGCCTCGTCGACAAGGGCAACACGGTCATCGTCATCGAGCACAACCTCGACGTGATCAAGTCGGCCGACTGGGTGATCGACCTGGGACCCGAGGGTGGTTCGGGCGGTGGGCAGATCATCGCCACCGGCACCCCGGAGCAGATCGCGCGCGTGGAGGAGAGCCACACCGGGCTGTTCCTCGGCGAGATCCTGGGTGAGGGGCGCGCAGCGCGGAAGGCCAGCTGA
- a CDS encoding superoxide dismutase: MAIYTLPDLPYDFAALEPHISGKIMELHHDKHHATYVAGANTALEQLAEARESGNLANVNKLEKDLAFNLGGHVNHSIFWTNLSPNGGGQPEGELKAAIDEYFGSFEKFQAHFTAAATGIQGSGWAVLSWDSIGSRLIIQQLFDQQSNTAQGTIPLFQLDMWEHAFYLDYLNVKADYVKAAWNIANWENVAQRLEVARKQTNGLLVLS; this comes from the coding sequence ATGGCGATTTACACGCTCCCCGACCTTCCCTACGACTTCGCAGCCCTCGAGCCGCACATCAGCGGCAAGATCATGGAACTCCACCATGACAAGCACCACGCGACCTACGTCGCAGGAGCGAACACCGCACTCGAGCAGCTCGCCGAGGCCCGTGAGAGCGGCAATCTCGCGAACGTCAACAAGCTCGAGAAGGACCTCGCCTTCAACCTGGGCGGTCACGTCAACCACTCGATCTTCTGGACCAACCTGTCGCCGAACGGCGGAGGACAGCCCGAGGGCGAGCTGAAGGCCGCGATCGACGAGTACTTCGGCTCGTTCGAGAAGTTCCAGGCCCACTTCACGGCTGCGGCCACCGGCATCCAGGGCTCCGGCTGGGCCGTGCTCAGCTGGGACTCGATCGGCTCGCGCCTGATCATCCAGCAGCTCTTCGACCAGCAGTCGAACACGGCGCAGGGCACCATCCCGCTGTTCCAGCTGGACATGTGGGAGCACGCCTTCTACCTGGACTACCTCAACGTCAAGGCGGATTACGTCAAGGCGGCGTGGAACATCGCCAACTGGGAGAACGTCGCCCAGCGTCTCGAGGTCGCCCGCAAGCAGACGAACGGCCTGCTGGTACTGTCGTAA
- the whiA gene encoding DNA-binding protein WhiA: protein MALTTDVKAELVSIRNAPPTVRVAEVTAILRFAGGLHSIAGRVAVEAEVDAETLARRVARDLAEIYGVRPEIAQVQSSTANDGARWAVRVITQGETLARQTGLLDQRRRPVRGLPNRLTTGSRAEVAGLWRGAFLAAGTLSEPGRSAMLEVVCPSSEAAMALVGAAHRLGVAAKAREVRGMPRVVVREGEAIRTILNEMGAQKTAITWEELRQRREVRAGVNRLVNFDDANLRRSAQAAVAACARVERALEILADEVPDHLKVAGELRLAHRDASLDELGHHADPPLTKDAVAGRIRRLLAMADKRAQQEGIPGTEAAVPVGLDV from the coding sequence GTGGCACTAACCACCGACGTCAAGGCTGAGCTGGTCAGCATCCGCAACGCACCTCCGACGGTGCGCGTCGCCGAGGTGACCGCGATCCTCCGGTTCGCCGGTGGACTGCATTCGATCGCCGGCCGTGTGGCTGTGGAAGCCGAAGTCGATGCCGAGACGCTCGCGCGTCGCGTCGCCAGGGACCTCGCCGAGATCTACGGCGTCCGTCCCGAGATCGCCCAGGTGCAGTCGAGCACGGCGAACGACGGTGCCCGGTGGGCCGTGCGCGTGATCACGCAGGGGGAGACGCTCGCCCGCCAGACGGGTCTGCTCGACCAGCGTCGTCGTCCCGTGCGCGGGCTTCCCAACCGCCTGACCACCGGCTCTCGGGCCGAGGTCGCCGGTCTCTGGCGTGGTGCCTTCCTGGCCGCGGGGACGCTCAGCGAGCCGGGACGCTCCGCGATGCTCGAGGTGGTGTGCCCCTCGAGCGAGGCGGCCATGGCTCTCGTCGGCGCCGCCCACCGTCTCGGCGTGGCCGCGAAGGCCCGTGAGGTGCGCGGCATGCCGCGCGTCGTCGTGCGCGAGGGCGAGGCGATCCGGACGATCCTCAACGAGATGGGTGCGCAGAAGACCGCCATCACGTGGGAGGAGCTGCGTCAGCGCCGCGAGGTCCGCGCGGGCGTCAACCGCCTGGTGAACTTCGACGACGCGAACCTGCGTCGCTCTGCACAGGCCGCCGTCGCCGCGTGCGCGCGCGTGGAGCGGGCTCTCGAGATCCTCGCGGACGAAGTGCCCGATCACCTCAAGGTCGCCGGAGAGCTGCGTCTCGCGCATCGTGATGCGAGCCTCGACGAGCTCGGTCACCACGCGGATCCGCCCCTGACGAAGGATGCTGTCGCCGGGCGCATCCGTCGCCTGCTCGCCATGGCCGACAAGCGCGCCCAGCAGGAGGGCATCCCCGGCACCGAGGCCGCGGTGCCCGTCGGACTCGACGTCTGA
- the uvrB gene encoding excinuclease ABC subunit UvrB, protein MQTTRSVRPFEVISEYAPAGDQPQAIAELAGRINAGETDVVLLGATGTGKSATTAWLVEQVQRPTLVLAHNKTLAAQLANEFRELMPNNAVEYFVSYYDYYQPEAYVPQTDTFIEKDSSINAEVERLRHSTTNSLLSRRDVVVVSTVSCIYGLGAPEEYLRAMVALQVGERYDRDALIRQFIAMQYNRNDVDFSRGNFRVRGDTIEIIPVYEEHAIRIELFGDEIEGLYSLHPLTGEVIEKLDSVPIFPASHYVAGTDVIQRSIGTIEHELEERLAEFERQGKLLEAQRLRMRTTFDLEMLQQLGFCSGIENYSRHMDGRMPGEPPHTLLDFFPDDFLLVIDESHVTVPQIGAMYEGDASRKRTLVDHGFRLPSAMDNRPLRWDEFKNRIGQTVYLSATPGKYEMGIADGIVEQIIRPTGLVDPHIVVKPSKGQIDDLLEEIRLRVERDERVLVTTLTKKMSEELTDFLGEHGVRVRYLHSDVDTLRRVELLSELRAGVYDVLVGINLLREGLDLPEVSLVAILDADKEGFLRSGTSLIQTIGRAARNVSGEVHMYADKITDSMAKAIEETDRRREKQVAYNLEHGIDPTPLRKRIADITEVLAREGADTADMLSGRGRQSGKGKSPTPNLRRTGIAAEGAQQLEATIQDLSNQMLAAAAELKFELAGRLRDEVQDLKKELRAMERAGHA, encoded by the coding sequence ATGCAAACCACGCGCAGCGTCCGCCCCTTCGAGGTCATCAGCGAGTACGCGCCCGCCGGTGACCAGCCGCAGGCCATCGCCGAGCTCGCTGGACGCATCAACGCGGGCGAGACCGACGTCGTGCTGCTGGGCGCCACCGGTACCGGAAAATCCGCGACGACGGCGTGGCTGGTCGAGCAGGTGCAGCGCCCCACGCTGGTGCTCGCGCACAACAAGACCCTCGCGGCACAGCTCGCGAACGAGTTCCGCGAGCTCATGCCGAACAATGCGGTCGAGTACTTCGTCTCGTACTACGACTACTACCAGCCTGAGGCCTACGTTCCCCAGACAGACACCTTCATCGAGAAGGACTCGTCGATCAACGCCGAGGTCGAGCGGCTGCGGCACTCCACGACGAATTCGCTGCTCAGCCGGCGCGACGTCGTCGTGGTGTCGACCGTCTCGTGCATCTACGGTCTCGGTGCGCCGGAGGAGTATCTGCGCGCCATGGTCGCTCTGCAGGTGGGGGAGCGGTACGACCGCGACGCCCTCATCCGCCAGTTCATCGCTATGCAGTACAACCGCAACGACGTCGACTTCTCGCGCGGCAACTTCCGCGTGCGCGGCGACACGATCGAGATCATCCCGGTCTACGAGGAGCACGCGATCCGCATCGAGCTGTTCGGCGACGAGATCGAGGGGCTGTACTCGCTGCATCCGCTGACCGGCGAGGTCATCGAGAAGCTCGACTCGGTGCCGATCTTCCCGGCATCGCACTATGTCGCCGGCACCGACGTCATCCAGCGCTCGATCGGCACCATCGAGCACGAGCTCGAAGAGCGGCTGGCCGAGTTCGAGCGCCAGGGCAAGCTGCTCGAGGCGCAGCGTCTGCGCATGCGCACGACGTTCGACCTCGAGATGCTGCAGCAGCTCGGCTTCTGCTCGGGCATCGAGAACTACTCGCGGCACATGGACGGGCGCATGCCCGGCGAGCCGCCGCACACGCTGCTCGACTTCTTCCCCGACGACTTCCTCCTGGTCATCGACGAGTCGCACGTGACCGTGCCGCAGATCGGCGCGATGTACGAAGGAGACGCGTCGCGCAAGCGCACTCTCGTGGACCACGGGTTCCGTCTGCCGAGCGCGATGGACAACCGGCCGCTGCGGTGGGACGAGTTCAAGAACCGCATCGGTCAGACCGTCTATCTGTCGGCCACCCCCGGCAAGTACGAGATGGGCATCGCCGACGGCATCGTGGAGCAGATCATCCGTCCGACGGGTCTGGTCGACCCGCACATCGTCGTGAAGCCGTCGAAGGGCCAGATCGACGATCTGCTCGAGGAGATCCGCCTGCGGGTCGAGCGTGACGAGCGCGTTCTCGTCACGACCCTCACCAAGAAGATGTCGGAAGAGCTCACCGACTTCCTCGGCGAGCACGGCGTCCGCGTGCGCTACCTGCACTCCGACGTCGACACGCTCCGACGGGTCGAACTGCTCAGCGAGCTGCGGGCGGGCGTCTACGACGTGCTGGTCGGCATCAACCTGCTGCGAGAAGGGCTCGACCTCCCCGAGGTCTCACTCGTCGCGATCCTCGACGCCGACAAGGAGGGCTTCCTGCGATCGGGAACCTCGTTGATCCAGACGATCGGCCGTGCCGCCCGAAACGTCTCCGGTGAGGTCCACATGTACGCCGACAAGATCACCGACTCGATGGCCAAGGCGATCGAGGAGACCGATCGCCGTCGCGAGAAGCAGGTCGCCTACAACCTCGAACACGGCATCGACCCGACACCGCTGCGCAAGCGCATCGCCGACATCACCGAGGTGCTGGCGCGCGAGGGCGCCGACACAGCCGACATGCTCTCCGGCCGCGGACGTCAGTCCGGGAAGGGCAAGTCGCCGACACCGAACCTCCGACGCACCGGCATCGCCGCCGAGGGCGCTCAGCAGCTCGAGGCGACGATTCAGGACCTGTCGAACCAGATGCTGGCCGCCGCTGCAGAGCTCAAGTTCGAGCTCGCCGGGCGCTTGCGTGACGAGGTGCAGGACCTCAAGAAGGAGCTCCGCGCCATGGAGCGCGCCGGGCACGCGTGA
- a CDS encoding MarR family transcriptional regulator: protein MTASDDLLRLENQLCFALVTAARNVVAIYRPILEPLGLTHPQYLVMLALWERAPRTLNDLATDLALEPATASPLVKRLEAEGLVIRQRSSEDERRLEITLTAAGAALRDRAIDVPRQVMAAVGMDVSEVSALRDGLGPFAGRRPDLG from the coding sequence GTGACGGCATCCGACGACCTTCTCCGACTCGAGAACCAGCTCTGCTTCGCGCTGGTGACCGCGGCGCGCAACGTCGTCGCGATCTACCGACCGATCCTCGAACCGCTCGGGCTCACGCATCCGCAGTACCTGGTGATGCTCGCTCTCTGGGAGCGCGCGCCGCGCACGCTCAACGATCTCGCCACCGACCTCGCGCTCGAACCGGCCACCGCCTCGCCCCTCGTGAAGCGCCTCGAAGCCGAGGGCCTGGTCATCCGGCAGCGCAGCAGCGAGGACGAACGACGCCTGGAGATCACGCTGACCGCCGCCGGCGCAGCGCTGCGGGATCGGGCGATCGACGTCCCTCGCCAGGTCATGGCCGCGGTCGGCATGGACGTGTCCGAGGTCTCGGCGCTGCGCGACGGTCTCGGCCCCTTCGCCGGGCGCCGTCCTGACCTCGGCTGA
- the uvrC gene encoding excinuclease ABC subunit UvrC, which yields MADVLPYKPRTGEIPTDPGVYRFRDADGRVLYVGKAKNLRQRLSNYFAPLRTLHERTRRMVTTASSVEWTVVPTDVDSLQLEYMWIKEFDPPFNVRYKDDKSYPFMAVTLGDEAPRVIVTRNRKIPGARYFGPFPKVWAVHETIDLMIKAFPIRTCSDASYKRAMQTGRPCFPGQIGKCGGPCSMTVTIEEHRAMVDDFVAFMAGGDERFTKELTTRMLAASAAMDYEAAAKYRDKLGAIEAVLGKSALVLQPDEDADLFGIAEDELAAAVQHFVIRGGRVRGVRAMTIEKEIDITTAELVDQVLQRAYGDAQDVPRRILVPTLPDDAAELEVWLRERRGKKTEIAVAQRGQRADLMRTATLNAQQALIRYKTRRTSDYVARTQALTDLQSALGMSEAPLRIECFDISHLGGTNVVASMVVFEDGLPRKDQYRSFGIPETTDDTDSMYQVLRRRLAYLDRPEEPEEEAGEEGVVRRKPRFAYPPQLLLVDGGQPQVEAAARALRDAGHTEIAVCGIAKRLEEVWLPGDDFPVILPRTSEALYLLQRLRDEAHRFAITHQRKKRRGDITTVLAEVPGLGASRIKVLLKHFGSVTALRAAQPGEIQEVQGIGPVLAQNIHTHLSTR from the coding sequence ATGGCAGACGTCCTGCCGTACAAGCCGCGGACAGGGGAGATCCCGACGGACCCGGGCGTGTACCGGTTCCGTGACGCCGACGGACGCGTTCTGTACGTGGGCAAGGCGAAGAACCTCCGGCAGCGGCTGTCGAACTACTTCGCTCCGCTGCGCACGCTGCACGAGCGCACCCGCCGCATGGTCACCACGGCGTCCTCGGTGGAGTGGACGGTCGTGCCGACCGACGTCGACTCCCTGCAGCTCGAGTACATGTGGATCAAGGAGTTCGATCCGCCCTTCAACGTGCGGTACAAGGACGACAAGTCCTACCCGTTCATGGCGGTGACGCTGGGCGACGAGGCGCCGCGGGTGATCGTCACGCGCAACCGCAAGATCCCCGGCGCGCGGTACTTCGGTCCGTTCCCCAAGGTCTGGGCCGTGCACGAGACCATCGACCTCATGATCAAGGCCTTCCCGATCCGCACCTGCAGCGACGCGAGCTACAAGCGCGCCATGCAGACCGGGAGGCCGTGCTTCCCCGGGCAGATCGGCAAGTGCGGCGGTCCGTGTTCGATGACCGTGACGATCGAGGAGCACCGCGCCATGGTCGACGATTTCGTCGCCTTCATGGCCGGCGGAGACGAGCGGTTCACGAAAGAGCTCACCACGCGGATGCTGGCCGCCTCCGCGGCGATGGACTACGAGGCGGCGGCGAAGTACCGCGACAAGCTCGGGGCGATCGAAGCCGTGCTCGGCAAGAGCGCTCTCGTTCTCCAGCCCGATGAGGATGCCGATCTCTTCGGCATCGCCGAGGACGAGCTGGCGGCGGCGGTGCAGCACTTCGTGATCCGCGGCGGCCGCGTGCGCGGTGTCCGGGCGATGACGATCGAGAAGGAGATCGACATCACGACCGCGGAGCTCGTCGACCAGGTCCTGCAACGCGCCTACGGCGACGCGCAGGACGTGCCGCGGCGCATCCTCGTGCCGACCCTTCCGGACGACGCCGCGGAGCTCGAGGTGTGGTTGCGCGAGCGTCGGGGGAAGAAGACCGAGATCGCCGTGGCGCAGCGGGGTCAGCGTGCCGATCTGATGCGCACCGCGACCCTGAACGCGCAGCAGGCGCTCATCCGCTACAAGACTCGGCGCACCAGTGACTACGTCGCACGCACCCAGGCGCTGACCGACCTGCAGAGCGCGCTCGGCATGAGCGAAGCCCCTCTGCGCATCGAGTGCTTCGACATCTCGCACCTCGGCGGAACGAACGTCGTCGCATCGATGGTGGTGTTCGAGGACGGACTTCCCCGCAAGGATCAGTACCGATCGTTCGGCATCCCCGAGACCACCGACGACACCGACTCGATGTACCAGGTGCTGCGCCGTCGTCTGGCCTATCTCGACCGTCCGGAGGAACCGGAGGAGGAGGCCGGCGAAGAGGGCGTCGTCCGTCGCAAGCCGCGGTTCGCCTACCCGCCGCAGCTCCTGCTCGTGGACGGCGGCCAGCCGCAGGTCGAGGCGGCAGCGCGTGCCCTTCGAGACGCCGGACACACCGAGATCGCGGTCTGCGGCATCGCGAAGCGTCTCGAGGAGGTGTGGCTGCCCGGCGACGACTTCCCCGTGATCCTGCCCCGCACGAGCGAGGCCCTCTACCTGCTGCAGCGCCTGCGTGACGAGGCGCACCGCTTCGCGATCACCCATCAGCGCAAGAAGCGCCGAGGCGACATCACGACGGTGCTGGCCGAAGTGCCGGGTCTCGGCGCCTCCCGGATCAAGGTGCTGCTCAAGCACTTCGGGTCCGTCACGGCGTTGCGTGCGGCTCAGCCGGGGGAGATCCAGGAAGTCCAGGGAATCGGTCCGGTGCTCGCACAGAATATCCACACGCACCTCTCCACTCGCTAG
- the rapZ gene encoding RNase adapter RapZ, whose protein sequence is MTGDKGEFLIVTGMSGAGRTTVANALEDLGWYVVDNLPPQILRPLLDLTDMGGNALPKVAAVVDVRGRNLFDDFPGVARALRSRGSVRVLFLDASDDVLVRRFESVRRPHPLQGDGTLLDGIRIERTRLAPIREAADLVIDTSALNIHQLATQVSDIFSEEGEARHRVTLLSFGFKYGLPTDVDIVADMRFLPNPFWNEELRGLTGQDETVREYVLSREGATEFLESYSAALVPVLEGYQRENKSHSTIAIGCTGGKHRSVAMSEELARRLAAVPGVAVNVRHRDLGRE, encoded by the coding sequence ATGACTGGGGACAAGGGCGAGTTTCTCATCGTCACGGGGATGTCGGGCGCCGGCCGGACCACGGTGGCGAACGCCCTCGAGGATCTCGGCTGGTACGTGGTCGACAACCTGCCCCCGCAGATCCTCCGCCCGCTGCTCGACCTCACCGACATGGGCGGCAATGCGCTGCCCAAGGTGGCGGCGGTGGTCGACGTGCGCGGTCGAAACCTCTTCGACGACTTCCCGGGCGTCGCGCGCGCACTCCGCTCCCGTGGCTCGGTACGGGTCCTCTTCCTCGACGCCTCCGACGACGTGCTGGTCCGGCGGTTCGAATCGGTGCGGCGACCGCACCCGCTGCAGGGCGACGGAACCCTGCTCGACGGCATCCGCATCGAACGCACGCGGCTGGCGCCGATCCGCGAGGCCGCCGATCTCGTGATCGACACCTCCGCGCTCAACATCCACCAGCTGGCGACGCAGGTGTCCGACATCTTCTCCGAAGAGGGCGAGGCCCGGCACCGCGTCACGCTCCTCAGCTTCGGATTCAAGTACGGGCTCCCGACCGACGTCGACATCGTCGCCGACATGCGGTTCCTCCCCAACCCGTTCTGGAACGAGGAGCTGCGCGGCCTCACGGGTCAAGACGAGACGGTCCGCGAGTACGTCCTCTCCCGCGAGGGCGCCACGGAGTTCCTCGAGTCGTACTCCGCGGCCCTGGTTCCCGTGTTGGAGGGCTATCAACGCGAGAACAAGAGCCACTCCACGATCGCGATCGGCTGCACCGGCGGCAAGCACCGCTCCGTCGCGATGTCGGAGGAGCTCGCGCGCAGGCTCGCCGCCGTCCCCGGTGTGGCCGTCAATGTCCGTCATCGGGACCTCGGCAGAGAGTAG
- a CDS encoding TfoX/Sxy family protein, whose protein sequence is MDAAGEELADRVRALLHVGGDVEEKRMFGTRAFLLDGRILVGARKNGVLLVRVDEESGAALVTQSGVAVAVMGAKTMGNGWLDVSPGVLGDDDALMFWLDAAREANETSRRE, encoded by the coding sequence GTGGATGCCGCAGGGGAAGAGCTCGCCGACCGCGTGAGAGCGCTGCTCCACGTCGGCGGCGACGTCGAGGAGAAGCGGATGTTCGGCACCCGGGCCTTCCTGCTCGACGGTCGCATCCTCGTGGGAGCGCGGAAGAACGGCGTCCTTCTGGTGCGGGTGGACGAGGAGAGCGGAGCAGCGCTCGTCACACAGTCCGGCGTCGCCGTCGCCGTGATGGGCGCGAAGACGATGGGGAACGGCTGGCTCGATGTGTCACCGGGTGTGCTGGGCGACGACGACGCCCTCATGTTCTGGCTCGACGCCGCTCGCGAGGCGAACGAGACCTCACGACGGGAGTGA